The genomic interval CGGGAGTCGGAAAATCCACACTCCTCAAACTCTTCCTCTCACAAATCCCCCAAAACCTGTTTCTCCCCATCTACCTCCATTTTACCCACCTAAAATCATCCAGCCTTCTCTCCTTAATCGTCTCCCAGCTCGGTGAAATACCAAAACACACCAAAGACCGGCTCTTCCTCCAAATTATGGATAAATCCTTGCGCTCAAATCTCACTCCCATTATCGTTATCGACGAGGCTCATCTCCTGAAAACCGACGCCATCACAGACCTCAGACTCCTTGTCAGCTCTCCGCTTGATTCTTCCACTCATCTCAAAATCATCCTCTCGGGACAGGAACACCTCAAATATATCCTCAAAAGAGACATCCATGCCGACTTCGCACAACGCATCTCGGTACATTACCACATTCATCCCCTTACTAAAACTCAAACCGCTGCATACATAGACTTCCATCTGAAATCTTCCGGCGCATCCGATAAAATCTTTGACTCAGACGTCAAAGACCTGATCCATGAGTTCTCCGCCGGCATCCCAAGGCAAATCAACGCCATTTCCACCGCCTGCCTGATTAACGCTTCCATCAGACAATCACAGAAAATTACCCAGGATATCTTCCATCAGGCTCTTGCTGAAATTCAATCTTTTTAAGGAGGTCTACCATGGCCCGTCTC from Candidatus Kuenenia stuttgartiensis carries:
- a CDS encoding ExeA family protein codes for the protein MFTSHFSMTTQPFSERINTSLIMKDERFTQGLARLQYLLHSGSIAVLYGQTGVGKSTLLKLFLSQIPQNLFLPIYLHFTHLKSSSLLSLIVSQLGEIPKHTKDRLFLQIMDKSLRSNLTPIIVIDEAHLLKTDAITDLRLLVSSPLDSSTHLKIILSGQEHLKYILKRDIHADFAQRISVHYHIHPLTKTQTAAYIDFHLKSSGASDKIFDSDVKDLIHEFSAGIPRQINAISTACLINASIRQSQKITQDIFHQALAEIQSF